A genomic window from Artemia franciscana chromosome 14, ASM3288406v1, whole genome shotgun sequence includes:
- the LOC136035407 gene encoding uncharacterized protein LOC136035407, with product MTLVRLCNKFSLYFRFREKFFLQVKGLPMGTVLSPFLANFYMDFIEQSALHSFPLKHSLWFRFVDDILAVWEHGQNSLKVFLAHLNSFDSNLQFTIELEDSGKLPFLDVLIIKNIPSLDFSIYRKPTHNDRYLHFSSNHPPCVKRGVVISLVDRFLKICSRNHVKSELDYVKDILFCNGYPINLIENIIDRRLKKIKQENRKPVPLDSGTLAIEKKTFTTLPYVSKLSDKLGKILKRHNLSVSFKTEQKVEHFFNSGKDKTDPILGSGVYRVPCSCGRFYIGRTNQQLGERLQEHKISIDKSLRLENKNDNFDSALAQHIYENPAHLVLFEEATLISTVNGLPQSFKEAIEIKKTYK from the coding sequence ATGACGCTTGTACGTCTTTGCAACAAGTTCTCTTtatattttaggtttcgagAAAAATTTTTCCTTCAGGTCAAGGGCCTGCCCATGGGcactgttttgtctccttttttggcaaatttttacatggatttcatagaacagtctgctttgcatagtttccccttaaaacactctctctggtttcgtttcgttgatgatattcttgctgtttgggaacatggtcagaactctctaaaagtttttttggcacatttgaattcttttgattcgaatcttcaattcacaatagaactggaagattcaggaaagctccctttcttggatgttttaattataaaaaatattcccagcctggatttttctatatatagaaagccaacccataatgatcggtatctacatttctcgtcaaatcaccctccttgtgtaaaaagaggggtagtaatttctttagtcgacaggtttctaaaaatatgttcacgtaatcatgtaaaatccgagTTAGACTATGTTAAGGACattctattctgcaatggctacccaatcaacctcattgaaaatataatagatagacgattaaaaaagattaaacaggaaaacaggaagcccgtcccccttgattcaggtacactggcaattgagaaaaaaactttcactacattaccatacgtatcaaaactcagcgacaaacttggaaaaattttaaaaagacataatctctctgtttcttttaaaactgaacaaaaagttgaacattttttcaactcgggaaaggataaaacggaccctatactaggtagtggtgtctacagagtccctTGTTCATGTGGAAgattttacattggaaggaccaatcaacaactaggggaacgattgcaagaacacaaaatttcaatagacaagtccctgagattggaaaataaaaatgacaactttgattcagctctggcccagcatatatacgaaaatcctgcccatttagttctttttgaagaggcaactttaatatctactgtaaatggtctaccgcaatcttttaaagaggctattgagataaaaaaaacatataaatag